From the Microaerobacter geothermalis genome, one window contains:
- the tadA gene encoding tRNA adenosine(34) deaminase TadA, whose product MDEAIKEAKKAEEIGEVPIGAVIVCDGKVVGRGHNLRETTKDPTAHAEMIAIREASQVIGGWRLLNCTLFVTLEPCPMCAGAIVQSRIPRVVYGTSDPKAGCAGTLLNLLQYKPFNHQTEIISDVKQEECSILLTEFFKKLRVNKSNKFNLRDQ is encoded by the coding sequence ATGGATGAGGCAATTAAAGAAGCTAAAAAAGCAGAAGAAATAGGGGAAGTACCCATAGGTGCAGTTATCGTGTGTGATGGGAAGGTTGTTGGGAGGGGACATAATTTGCGTGAAACCACAAAAGATCCAACCGCTCATGCCGAGATGATTGCCATTAGAGAAGCCAGTCAAGTCATAGGCGGGTGGCGATTGTTAAATTGCACCTTGTTTGTAACACTGGAGCCTTGTCCAATGTGTGCCGGAGCTATTGTTCAATCAAGGATTCCTCGAGTGGTTTATGGAACCTCTGACCCAAAGGCAGGCTGTGCTGGTACTTTATTAAACCTTTTGCAATATAAACCCTTTAATCACCAGACAGAGATTATTTCCGATGTGAAACAGGAAGAGTGCAGTATTCTCTTGACCGAATTTTTTAAGAAATTGCGCGTAAACAAATCTAATAAATTTAATCTACGTGATCAATGA
- the pdxT gene encoding pyridoxal 5'-phosphate synthase glutaminase subunit PdxT, which produces MKIGVLALQGAVAEHLNMIAQLGAESYAIKRPERLQEMDGLIIPGGESTTIGKLIHQYDFYEPLQQFHREEKPIFGTCAGLIIIAKKIAGQDWNHLGLMDITVERNAFGRQRESFEVNLPMPGVANDFRAVFIRAPLIKEVGTNVKILAKHKGEIVAVQEGHLLGASFHPELTEDRRMHEYFLHMVESYKKILNNQ; this is translated from the coding sequence ATGAAAATAGGGGTTTTAGCCCTGCAAGGTGCGGTTGCTGAGCATTTAAATATGATTGCGCAATTAGGTGCTGAATCTTATGCAATTAAAAGGCCTGAACGGTTGCAGGAAATGGATGGGCTTATTATACCAGGAGGAGAAAGCACCACCATTGGCAAGTTGATTCATCAATATGATTTTTATGAGCCATTGCAACAATTTCATCGGGAGGAAAAACCGATTTTCGGTACTTGTGCCGGGTTGATTATCATTGCCAAGAAGATAGCAGGTCAGGATTGGAATCACTTGGGCTTAATGGATATCACAGTTGAAAGAAATGCCTTTGGTAGACAGAGAGAGAGTTTTGAAGTAAACCTTCCGATGCCCGGTGTGGCCAATGATTTTAGGGCCGTTTTTATACGGGCTCCATTAATCAAAGAGGTTGGGACCAACGTGAAAATTCTTGCAAAACACAAGGGAGAAATTGTGGCTGTGCAAGAAGGTCATTTGCTTGGGGCATCCTTTCATCCTGAACTAACGGAAGATAGACGGATGCATGAATATTTCTTGCATATGGTAGAATCCTATAAAAAAATATTAAACAATCAATGA
- the serS gene encoding serine--tRNA ligase — MLDVKRLRMEAEEVKKAMKNRGEAVNEIDRFIELDARRRTLLQETEQLKNQRNTVSQEIAKLKKNKENADSLIAEMKVVSDKIKDMDEELRKIEDQFQNILLAIPNIPHPSVPVGLTEDDNVPVRFWGEIVHSDFEQKPHWEVASNLGILDFEAAGKVTGSRFVFYKGLGARLERALINFMLDLHVEEHGYTEMLPPYIVNRQSMTGTGQLPKFEEDAFKLAENHDYFLIPTAEVPVTNYHRDEILDVGDLPKYYVAYSACFRSEAGSAGRDTRGLIRQHQFNKVELVKLVKPEDSYRELETLVNQAEKVLQLLKLPYRVMSMCTGDLGFTAAKKYDIEVWIPSYNTYREISSCSNFEDFQARRANIRFRREAKGKPEFVHTLNGSGLAIGRTMAAILENYQQADGSVVIPDVLRPYMRVEKIEK, encoded by the coding sequence ATGTTAGATGTAAAGCGTTTAAGAATGGAAGCGGAAGAAGTAAAAAAGGCCATGAAAAATAGAGGAGAAGCGGTAAATGAGATTGACCGTTTTATAGAACTGGATGCCAGAAGGAGAACACTTCTCCAGGAAACAGAGCAATTAAAGAACCAGAGAAACACAGTATCCCAGGAAATTGCAAAACTGAAGAAAAATAAAGAGAATGCGGATAGCCTGATTGCAGAAATGAAGGTTGTATCAGATAAAATAAAAGATATGGATGAGGAGCTGCGTAAGATCGAAGATCAGTTCCAGAATATCTTACTGGCTATCCCGAATATTCCTCATCCATCTGTACCGGTAGGATTAACAGAGGATGATAATGTGCCTGTTAGATTTTGGGGGGAGATTGTTCATTCTGATTTCGAGCAGAAACCCCATTGGGAAGTTGCCTCTAATCTCGGGATTCTTGATTTTGAAGCTGCAGGGAAGGTAACAGGAAGCCGATTTGTTTTCTATAAAGGGCTGGGAGCAAGACTTGAACGGGCTTTGATCAATTTCATGTTAGATCTTCATGTGGAGGAACACGGGTATACTGAAATGTTGCCGCCCTATATTGTAAATCGGCAAAGCATGACAGGAACCGGTCAACTCCCCAAATTTGAGGAAGATGCTTTTAAATTAGCCGAAAATCATGATTACTTTTTGATTCCTACTGCAGAGGTTCCTGTTACAAATTATCATCGGGACGAAATATTAGATGTAGGTGATCTTCCTAAATATTATGTGGCCTATAGCGCTTGTTTCCGCTCTGAGGCTGGTTCGGCGGGAAGGGATACCCGGGGACTTATCCGGCAGCATCAATTTAACAAAGTGGAACTGGTCAAGCTTGTTAAACCAGAAGATTCTTATCGTGAATTGGAAACATTGGTAAATCAGGCAGAAAAGGTTCTTCAGCTTCTTAAATTGCCCTACAGAGTCATGAGTATGTGTACTGGGGACTTAGGTTTTACAGCGGCAAAAAAATATGATATAGAAGTGTGGATTCCAAGCTATAATACGTACCGGGAAATTTCTTCTTGCAGCAATTTTGAAGATTTCCAGGCAAGAAGGGCAAATATTAGATTCCGACGTGAGGCAAAAGGAAAACCAGAATTTGTCCATACATTAAATGGTTCTGGTTTAGCAATTGGCCGAACGATGGCAGCCATCTTGGAAAATTATCAACAAGCTGACGGAAGTGTGGTCATTCCTGATGTGTTACGTCCATATATGAGAGTGGAAAAAATAGAAAAATAA
- the pdxS gene encoding pyridoxal 5'-phosphate synthase lyase subunit PdxS — MVEVGTDRVKRGMAEMQKGGVIMDVVNAEQAKIAEAAGAVAVMALERVPADIRAAGGVARMADPTIIEEVMNAVSIPVMAKARIGHFVEARVLEALGVDYIDESEVLTPADDLYHINKKEFTVPFVCGARDLGEALRRIGEGASMIRTKGEPGTGNIVEAVRHMRTVMSQIRKVANMSRDELMAEAKNLGAPYELLLYVHEHKKLPVVNFAAGGVATPADAALMMHLGADGVFVGSGIFKSENPEKFAKAIVEATTHFEDYALIGQLSKNLGTAMKGIEISTLQQTERMAERGW; from the coding sequence ATGGTTGAAGTAGGTACTGATCGGGTTAAACGCGGAATGGCAGAAATGCAAAAAGGCGGCGTCATTATGGACGTTGTAAATGCAGAGCAGGCAAAAATCGCTGAAGCAGCAGGAGCAGTTGCTGTGATGGCTTTAGAAAGGGTTCCGGCAGATATCCGTGCCGCTGGAGGAGTTGCTCGGATGGCTGATCCCACCATTATAGAAGAAGTGATGAATGCTGTATCCATACCGGTAATGGCAAAAGCAAGAATAGGTCATTTTGTGGAAGCCAGGGTATTGGAAGCGCTTGGTGTGGATTATATTGATGAGAGTGAAGTGCTTACACCGGCAGATGACCTTTATCATATTAATAAAAAAGAATTTACTGTTCCATTTGTTTGCGGGGCAAGGGATCTTGGAGAGGCTTTAAGGAGAATTGGTGAAGGGGCATCGATGATCCGCACAAAAGGTGAGCCTGGAACAGGAAATATTGTGGAGGCGGTTCGCCATATGAGAACCGTGATGAGTCAAATTCGAAAAGTTGCCAATATGTCAAGGGATGAATTGATGGCTGAAGCCAAAAATTTAGGGGCGCCCTATGAGCTACTCCTTTATGTTCATGAACATAAAAAGCTGCCTGTGGTTAATTTTGCAGCGGGGGGAGTAGCTACCCCTGCTGATGCGGCTCTTATGATGCATTTGGGTGCCGATGGTGTTTTTGTTGGTTCTGGAATTTTTAAATCGGAGAATCCTGAAAAGTTTGCCAAAGCCATTGTAGAAGCAACAACCCATTTTGAAGATTACGCGTTAATCGGACAGCTTTCTAAGAATCTTGGAACAGCCATGAAGGGAATTGAAATTTCCACCTTACAGCAAACCGAACGTATGGCAGAAAGAGGATGGTAG
- a CDS encoding DUF2621 family protein, whose amino-acid sequence MNTMSLAMQWAVILVPATIVVLILIGGFFMFRKFLRNWPKNDKQV is encoded by the coding sequence ATGAATACCATGTCTTTGGCTATGCAATGGGCTGTTATCCTTGTACCAGCCACGATTGTAGTTTTGATTTTGATTGGTGGGTTCTTTATGTTCCGCAAATTTTTAAGAAATTGGCCAAAGAATGATAAACAGGTATAA